In one Antennarius striatus isolate MH-2024 chromosome 15, ASM4005453v1, whole genome shotgun sequence genomic region, the following are encoded:
- the ptpn13 gene encoding tyrosine-protein phosphatase non-receptor type 13 isoform X5, with translation MHVSLAEALEVRGGPLQEEEVWAVLSQSAESLQELFHKDHRAMGFIISPWSLLLMPSGNISFADEYVTQQDLRAFTAPEILEGAPLPSVSDIEKMHMYSLGMTLFWGADYEIPQTQPMKLGEHLNSLLLNMCDDVTLSRMSMRTVLDICSKHIRNSTCDPPFSYVRKLVRLVLGSLSQLDGLLTDRESLPERSKEIRDRLRGKGLPSGRSAAPRVLERYRARTQEQPSLNRLLSRSMGSLPIQDMLKGDEGPVLQYSSSDYHPESESPTELYPKPRSLHQQHSYPYLHPLHPQQKGRPVELDRRSLPFHSGELPLSQARKSWASSVDLACIDPEALRFGALEDARRGSSAISSHSIGRRMSPSRPPRERDPRYPEFGGLKNKPHHHSALSVGSGLPGAYDRIKERQRKLQALRRAVDDPVHTHQRYHSDYSSSSESPSLTSSDPDYRQAKRPGEVRRFGSQLALSSEHDALSLTSHNTHKLRQLDAASDEGLVGAELLLQKQEQEVQRLLANRLSRATTIYSLDDPLAPSHASMLDLQDPLYSSSVPFRKPKNFHGPEFVKMAGEPCVSLSVPSSIMKRGKVEEVQRKVGVVLLNGQKLELSCDIKAVCKDVLDMVVAHIGLVEHHLFSLAYLRDCEFFFVEPDAKLSKVAPEGWKEDPKKKKSDVPFNLFLRIKFFLDDVSLIQHAMTKHQYYLQLRKDILEERMRCKIENALILASLALQAEFGDYQPELHGKTYFRLEHYLPVSVLDKVNQTAMKEELLKLHNTYYGVSESEAEFEFLKVCQTLTEYGVHFHRILPEKRSQTGIMLGVYSRGVHIFEVLNGHRSPVLRFPWRETRKISFAKKKICLQNTSDGIKHMFQTDSNKTCEYLQQLCSDQNKFHLQMKARQNNQELQDLENCPLSSLQYPPDPRSGSSIGSAQLGPSLSTRSNPDHLKRISYSEAALHRAPSGPIQLQDEHRFPGFNPVTSTVLSHPRILSRSHHNLGQMPESPEHRLAETYHGQSRGAPSQAPANHVVSIFQQHQRASSDTESLPQQQDRSADAVTHSGPAWSVSRSRKESDSSSVEDGGQAYVLGVSMHSSSGPPSTPASVNDSLKKKLIALPSPERDVTTVNLKKDVKYGLGFQVVGGENSGRSDLGTIVSSITPGGPAEVSGCLRPGDRLISVNDTQLQGLPHAAAVDVLQNAPDDVTLVVSQPKERLDKGSPSGFVPAPAKPAFKALDAIQRRDLDLDSSSEEQVGMGGRSPPLLRADATPSASSPLLQQTSPSSQDPRTGFAKVSQPSISGVLQCLERAKAAGATSSLTPQHRPDPNVASEPTPPALPPKTRKAKVLEAPKVFENSDRGDSDMDEETYSSGQERVKVKKEFLTESLNGNAPALNSLQPGDLFDVVLFKKDSSLGISVTVLFDKGGANTTVKHGGIYIKAVIPKGAAEVDGRIGKGDRVMAVNGKSLEGVTHQQAVDTLRDTGQMVHLLLEKGHPLADRVHAPITPQCTPPCSDGEQKSNPQPPEVKATPEYGFVTPENTFDVRLLKNTSGLGFSFSRVELHPDEPPGSSLVRVKKLFPGQPAAESGRIKVGDVIMRVNQTPLKGLSQHEVISALRGTGQEVTLLLCRPGPGVLPEMDSLPVTPMLSPRKESPSQAESSLNFSQRMSPPAPAPAPAPALTRRLVSVEEALERLRLKTPGRHNSYSDSTDGDEEVEEAFSAGAAELSRSVYHTPSSHLGPGPHDGGDAADDTVQSAFYSPDLSMTRLDLSQRCPSSPMTADQESPPTPMVSSPTAPSPDPLPPPLPLPLNLTYTGNGQQADDFGPEAELKVSLMKSERGSLGFTLTKGSDHGCYIHDVVQDPARSDGRLRPGDRMITVNSTDVSNMGHTEVVNLVRAAPRVVDLVVGRLLEAPKPPFEAHLLPDISLKSSQEPLGLVLGGGSDSVYDVLFVKDILPGSAASEEGSLRPLDLIHYISGAPTQDLTLSESSRLLELSLDNLSLKATRDGRPVFPGQKRVSFLNNNIGSNGFPQEEDRSDTESLAALCPLEEEIIRMDLDKPPSGGLGFSVIGGERGIFVKSLTPGGLAESSGKLQVGDRLLKVNEDLMTGVSHTKAVTTIRKAKDQVHLIVSRPHDQNPNTYLAYLPINSDKYNGNSDVCEDDGAKSKLSAPHGEPNAGGAPPIPPIDYEDRPQEQRTELSEDTDYDGSSLPEDSPESSQKGGWQEECVDDPRNENYLQMSAGQPEEDELTWGSEELPIENISSPPRDDGPIITEDQLTALPLVKVVPDGQYTGSELNAVVRMMRGLLEHKVPLQEFENLQNLQPLDDCLAAQTKENKKKNRYKNVVPFDTTRVVLGTNGGYINANFIKMPVKDESYEYIACQGPLPTTLCDFWQMVLEQKSNVIAMMTREVEGGKVKCQRYWPDTPGAAEMVDDRLLITLVRDQHLDNFVIRHIEVKDVQTDEVQLVTHLNYTGWPDHGTPTQPEQLLTFISYMRHVHRSGPIITHCSAGIGRSGTLICIDTVLGLISKDADFDISDVVRNMRLQRQGMVQTEDQYIFCYHVILYVLRCLQAEENISG, from the exons GGAGGAGTGCCGCCCCCAGGGTTCTGGAGCGCTACAGAGCCAGAACTCAGGAGCAGCCGTCTCTGAACCGTCTTCTCAGTCGCTCCATGGGCTCTCTGCCCATCCAGGACATGTTGAAGGGCGACGAGGGGCCCGTCCTGCAGTATTCCTCATCTGACTATCACCCCGAATCCGAGTCCCCCACAGAACTTTACCCCAAACCCCGCTCTCTCCATCAGCAGCACTCCTACCCCTATCTGCACCCCCTACATCCTCAGCAAAAGGGCCGGCCCGTGGAGCTGGACCGGAGGTCGTTGCCCTTCCACAGCGGAGAGCTGCCCCTCAGTCAAGCTCGGAAGTCTTGGGCGTCTTCTGTGGACTTAGCCTGCATCGACCCGGAGGCGCTTCGTTTCGGGGCTTTGGAGGATGCGCGGAGGGGCAGCAGCGCCATCAGCAGCCACTCGATAGGCAGGCGCATGTCGCCGTCACGCCCGCCCAGGGAGAGGGATCCCCGCTACCCGGAGTTTGGTGGACTGAAGAACAAGCCTCATCATCACTCTGCGTTATCAGTCGGTTCGGGCCTCCCCGGCGCCTACGACAGGATaaaggagagacagaggaagcTCCAGGCGCTGAGACGAGCCGTGGACG ACCCGGTCCACACCCACCAAAGGTACCACAGCGATTACAGCTCATCCAGTGAAAGCCCCTCCCTCACCTCCTCTGATCCAGACTACAGACAAG CAAAAAGACCAGGCGAGGTGCGGAGGTTTGGTTCCCAGCTGGcgctctcctctgaacatgatGCCCTATCGCTGACaagtcacaacacacacaagcttag GCAGCTAGATGCAGCGTCGGATGAAGGTCTGGTTGGAGCGGAGCTGCTCCTGcagaaacaggaacaggaagtgcagcGGCTCCTGGCTAACAGACTATCCCGGGCCACGACAATCTACTCCTTGGACGACCCCCTGGCCCCATCTCACGCCTCCATGCTTGACCTGCAGGACCCCCTCTACTCTTCCTCTGTACCATTTCGGAAACCCAAG AACTTCCACGGACCAGAGTTTGTGAAGATGGCTGGAGAGCCGTGTGTCTCCTTATCCGTTCCCTCCTCCATCATG AAACGTgggaaggtggaggaggtgcaGAGGAAGGTCGGCGTGGTGCTGCTGAACGGCCAAAAGCTGGAGCTGAGCTGTGACATCAAGGCGGTGTGTAAAGACGTCCTGGACATGGTGGTGGCCCACATCGGGCTGGTGGAGCACCACCTCTTCAGCCTCGCGTACCTTAgag ATTGCGAGTTTTTCTTTGTCGAACCCGATGCCAAACTGTCCAAAGTGGCTCCAGAGGGATGGAAGGAGGAtcccaagaagaagaagtccgATGTGCCTTTTAATCTTTTCCTGCGCATCAAATTCTTCCTTGACGACGTCAGTCTCATACA GCACGCCATGACCAAACATCAGTACTACCTGCAGCTGAGGAAGGACATCCTGGAGGAGAGGATGCGCTGTAAAATAGAAAATGCTCTGATCCTGGCTTCCTTGGCGCTGCAGGCAGAGTTTGGCGACTACCAGCCCGAG CTCCACGGGAAAACCTACTTCCGGCTGGAGCACTACCTGCCGGTGTCGGTCCTGGATAAGGTGAACCAGACGGCCAtgaaggaggagctgctgaagctCCACAACACTTACTACGGCGTGTCGGAGTCTGAGGCGGAGTTTGAGTTTCTCAAG GTGTGCCAGACGCTCACAGAGTACGGCGTCCATTTCCACCGGATCCTCCCTGAGAAGCGATCCCAGACCGGCATCATGCTCGGCGTTTACAGCAGGGGGGTTCACATCTTTGAGGTCCTCAACGGACATCGGTCCCCGGTGCTGAGATTTCCTTGGAGGGAGACCAGAAAGATTTCCTTCGCA aaaaagaagatttgCCTCCAGAACACTTCAGACGGGATCAAACACATGTTTCAGACGGACAGCAACAAGACCTGCGAGTATCTGCAGCAGCTCTGCTCGGACCAGAACAAGTTCCACCTGCAGATGAAGGCCCGCCAGAACAACCAGGAGCTGCAGGATCTGG AGAACTGCCCCCTGAGCAGTCTTCAGTACCCCCCCGACCCTCGGAGTGGAAGCTCCATTGGCTCCGCCCAGCTGGGCCCCTCGTTATCCACGCGCTCCAACCCGGACCACCTGAAGCGAATCTCCTACTCGGAGGCGGCCCTCCACAGGGCCCCGTCCGGCCCCATACAGCTCCAGGACGAGCATCGCTTCCCGGGCTTCAACCCTGTGACCTCCACGGTGCTGTCCCACCCCCGGATCCTGAGCCGCTCTCACCACAACCTGGGGCAGATGCCCGAGTCTCCGGAGCACCGCTTGGCAGAGACGTATCACGGCCAATCGCGCGGCGCTCCGAGCCAGGCTCCAGCCAATCACGTGGTCTCCATCTTTCAGCAGCACCAGCGAGCCAGCTCGGACACGGAGTCCCTCCCCCAGCAGCAGGACAG GTCAGCTGACGCTGTGACCCACAGCGGCCCGGCCTGGAGCGTCAGCAGGTCCAGGAAGGAGTCGGACTCGTCCTCCGTAGAGGACGGCGGCCAGGCCTACGTCCTGG GTGTCAGCATGCACAGCTCCTCTGGACCACCTTCCACGCCGGCGTCTGTTAACG ACTCTCTGAAGAAGAAGCTCATCGCCTTACCGTCCCCAGAGAGAGATGTCACCACCGTCAACCTGAAGAAGGACGTGAAGTACGGCCTGG GGTTCCAGGTCGTCGGCGGGGAGAACTCCGGTCGTTCGGACCTCGGCACCATCGTGAGCTCCATCACGCCGGGGGGTCCTGCTGAAGTCAGCGGCTGCCTCAGACCCG GAGACCGTCTGATCTCGGTGAACGACACGCAGCTGCAGGGGCTCCCTCACGCCGCCGCCGTGGACGTCCTCCAGAACGCCCCCGACGACGTGACGCTGGTGGTGTCGCAGCCCAAGGAGAGGCTGGACAAAG GGTCTCCTTCTGGTTTTGTCCCCGCCCCGGCCAAACCTGCGTTTAAGGCGCTGGACGCCATCCAGAGGCGAGACCTAGACCTGGATTCCtcatcagaggaacaggtgGGAATGGGAGGTCgcagcccccccctcctcagaGCTGACGCCACGCCATccgcctcctcccccctcctgcaGCAGACCAGCCCCAGCTCCCAGGACCCCAGGACTGGCTTTGCTAAGGTCAGCCAGCCCTCTATCTCGGGGGTCCTGCAGTGCCTGGAGCGAGCCAAAGCCGCCGGAGCGACTTCATCCCTGACCCCCCAGCATCGACCGGATCCTAACGTGGCTTCGGAGCCCACGCCTCCGGCTCTGCCCCCCAAAACTAGGAAGGCGAAGGTGTTAGAAGCTCCGAAGGTGTTTGAGAACTCCGACAGGGGGGATTCAGACATGGACGAGGAGACGTACTCCAGCGGTCAGGAGAGAGTGAAGGTGAagaag GAGTTCCTCACGGAAAGTTTAAACGGTAATGCCCCAGCGCTCAATAGTCTCCAACCGGGAGATCTATTTGACGTGGTGCTGTTCAAAAAAGACAGCAGCCTGGGCATAAGTGTCACGGTACTGTTCGACAAG GGCGGAGCCAACACCACCGTTAAACACGGAGGCATCTACATCAAAGCCGTCATCCCGAAAGGCGCCGCGGAGGTGGATGGACGGATCGGGAAAG GTGATCGCGTGATGGCCGTCAACGGGAAGAGTCTGGAGGGCGTGACCCACCAGCAGGCGGTGGACACCCTCAGAGACACGGGCCAG ATGGTGCACCTGTTGCTGGAGAAGGGTCACCCCCTGGCGGATCGCGTCCACGCCCCCATCACCCCCCAGTGCACGCCGCCCTGTTCCGACGGAGAGCAGAAGAGCAACCCGCAGCCGCCGGAAGTCAAAGCGACGCCCGAGTACGGCTTCGTGACCCCAG AAAACACGTTTGACGTCCGCCTGCTGAAGAACACCTCTGGTCTGGGCTTCAGCTTCAGCAGGGTGGAGCTCCACCCCGACGAACCCCCCGGCTCCAGCCTGGTGCGGGTCAAAAAGCTGTTTCCCGGGCAACCGGCGGCGGAGAGCGGCCGCATCAAAGTGGGCGACGTCATCATGAGGGTCAACCAGACCCCCCTCAAAGGACTGTCGCAACAC gaagtgatatCAGCCCTACGAGGaacgggacaggaagtgacgcTGCTGCTCTGCAGACCTGGACCTGGAGTTCTCCCTGAAATGGACTCTTTGCCTGTG ACCCCCATGCTCTCCCCCCGGAAGGAGTCGCCGTCGCAGGCTGAGTCCAGCCTGAACTTCAGCCAGAGGATGtcgccccccgcccccgcccctgCCCCCGCCCCCGCACTCACCAGGAGGCTGGTCAGCGTGGAGGAGGCGCTGGAGAGGCTGCGCCTCAAAACCCCCGGCCGCCACAACAGCTACAGCGACAGCACCGACGGCgacgaggaggtggaggaggcctTCAGCGCCGGCGCCGCCGAGCTCAGCAGGAGCGTCTACCACACCCCCAGCAGCCACCTGGGCCCCGGCCCCCACGACGGCGGCGACGCCGCGGACGACACCGTCCAGTCGGCGTTCTACTCCCCCGACCTGTCCATGACCAGACTGGACCTCAGCCAGAG GTGTCCTTCGTCCCCCATGACAGCTGATCAAGAGTCCCCCCCCACGCCGATGGTCTCCTCCCCCACTGCCCCGAGCCCGGACCCCCTGccccctcctctgcctctgccCTTAAACCTCACCTACACCGGCAACGGACAGCAAGCGGACGACTTCGGCCCA gaggcggagctgaaGGTTTCCCTGATGAAGTCGGAGCGCGGCAGCCTGGGCTTCACCCTCACCAAAGGCAGCGACCACGGCTGCTACATCCACGACGTCGTCCAGGACCCGGCCAGGAGCGACGGGCGGCTCCGGCCCGGGGACCGCATGATCACG gtgaaCTCCACAGATGTGAGCAACATGGGTCACACTGAGGTGGTTAACCTGGTTCGCGCCGCCCCCCGTGTGGTTGACCTGGTGGTGGGGAGGCTCCTGGAGGCCCCCAAGCCCCCCTTTGAAGCCCACCTGCTGCCTGACATTTCGCTGAAGAGCAGCCAGGAGCCTCTGG GTCTGGTGCTGGGCGGGGGGAGCGACAGCGTTTACGACGTCCTGTTCGTCAAAGACATCCTGCCGGGTTCGGCGGCGTCCGAGGAGGGCAGCCTGAGGCCGCTGGATCTGATCCACTACATCAGCGGCGCCCCCACCCAGGACCTGACCCTCAGCGAGAGCAGCCGGCTGCTGGAGCTCTCCCTGGACAACCTGTCGCTCAAAGCCACCAg GGACGGCCGGCCGGTGTTTCCTGGCCAGAAACGAGTGTCTTTCCTGAACAACAACATCGGCTCCAACG GGTTCCCTCAAGAAGAAGATCGCAGCGACACGGAGAGTCTGGCAGCACTTTGTCCTCTAGAG gaGGAGATCATCCGGATGGATCTGGACAAGCCTCCCTCAGGAGGTCTGGGTTTCTCTGTGATCGGTGGGGAGAGGGGGATCTTCGTCAAGTCCCTCACCCCAGGGGGTTTAGCCGAGTCATCGGGCAAGCTGCAAGTGGGAGACCGGCTGTTGAAA GTGAACGAGGATCTGATGACGGGGGTGTCCCACACCAAAGCCGTCACCACCATCCGTAAAGCCAAGGACCAGGTCCATCTCATCGTGTCCCGACCGCACGACCAGAACCCAAACACCTACCTGGCCTACCTGCCCATCAACTCTGACAAGTACAACGGAAACTCAG ACGTGTGCGAGGACGACGGAGCCAAGTCGAAGCTCTCTGCTCCCCATGGAGAGCCGAACGCTGGCGGCGCCCCCCCGATACCGCCGATAG ACTACGAGGACCGCCCACAGGAACAGAGGACGGAGCTCTCCGAGGACACCGACTACGACGGATCGTCTCTACCTGAAGATTCCCCCGAG AGTTCCCAGAAGGGGGGGTGGCAGGAGGAGTGTGTCGACGACCCCAGGAACGAAAA CTACCTGCAGATGAGCGCCGGACAGCCGGAGGAAGACGAACTCACCTGGGGGAGCGAAGAACTTCCCATTGAAAACATCAGCTCCCCACCGAGAGACG ACGGGCCGATCATCACTGAGGATCAGCTGACCGCCCTCCCCCTCGTCAAAGTGGTTCCTGACGGCCAGTACACGGGATCTGAGCTCAACGCcgtggtgaggatgatgaggggGCTTCTGGAGCACAAGGTCCCGCTGCAGGAGTTTGAG AACCTCCAGAACCTCCAGCCGCTGGACGACTGCCTGGCGGCTCAGACGaaggagaacaagaagaagaatcgCTACAAGAACGTTGTTCCTT TCGACACGACCCGAGTGGTTCTGGGCACCAACGGCGGCTACATCAACGCCAACTTCATCAAGATGCCGGTGAAGGACGAGAGCTACGAGTACATCGCCTGTCAGGGCCCCTTACCCACAACGCTTTGCGACTTCTGGCAAATGGTGCTGGAGCAGAAGTCCAACGTGATCGCCATGATGACCCGAGAGGTGGAGGGGGGCAAAGTGAAGTGTCAGCGCTACTGGCCCGACACGCCGGGGGCGGCGGAGATGGTGGACGATCGTTTGCTGATCACGCTGGTCCGAGACCAGCACCTGGACAACTTCGTCATCCGACACATCGAGGTCAAGGACGTGCAG ACCGACGAGGTGCAGCTGGTGACGCACCTGAACTACACGGGCTGGCCCGATCACGGGACGCCCACGCAGCCCGAGCAGCTGCTCACCTTCATCTCCTACATGAGGCACGTGCACCGATCGGGGCCCATCATCACGCACTGCAGCGCCGGCATCGGACGATCGGGGACCCTCATCTGCATCGACACGGTCCTGGGCCTCATCAGCAAAGACGCTGAC TTTGATATTTCAGATGTGGTGAGGAACATGAGACTCCAGAGGCAGGGAATGGTCCAGACAGAG gACCAGTATATCTTCTGCTACCATGTGATCCTCTACGTCCTCAGATGCCTCCAGGCAGAGGAAAACATCTCAGGATAG